The Mangifera indica cultivar Alphonso unplaced genomic scaffold, CATAS_Mindica_2.1 Un_0045, whole genome shotgun sequence genome includes a window with the following:
- the LOC123206663 gene encoding splicing factor SF3a60 homolog, with product MSSTLLEVTRAAHEEVERLERLVVKDLQTEPTSNKDRLFQTHRVRNMIDTITATTEKLVEIYEDKDNARKDEIAALGGQTATGTNVFSAFYDRLKEIREYHRRHPAARVVDANEEYENLLKEEPLIEFSGEEAFGRYLDLHELFNQYINSKFGERIEYSAYLDVFSQPLKIPRKMKMTRQYREYMENLLEYLIYFFQRTEPLQDLDRIFSKVVADFEEQWANGTIPGWNNEGEENGHVPTEHTVIDLDYYSTVEELMEVGSEKLKEALAMLGLKSGGTVQQRAERLFLTKHTPLEKLDKKHFAKGSRGPEKNGVAAPPQEVGNLKDIALMEAKMQKLCALLEETIERTKQNVEKKQALTYEEMEAEREEQEDTQVDTESDDEEQQIYNPLKLPMGWDGKPIPYWLYKLHGLGQEFKCEICGNYSYWGRRAFERHFKEWRHQHGMRCLGIPNTKNFNEITSIEEAKDLWKKIQERQGVNKWRPDLEEEYEDKEGNIYNKKTYTDLQRQGLI from the exons ATGTCGTCGACTCTGCTGGAGGTGACTCGCGCGGCTCACGAGGAAGTGGAGCGGCTCGAACGGCTTGTAGTGAAGGATCTACAGACCGAGCCAACCTCCAACAAGGACCGCTTGTTTCAGACTCACCGTGTTCGTAATATGATCGATACAATCACCGCCACTACTGAAAAACTC GTTGAGATTtatgaagataaagataatgCGAGGAAGGATGAGATTGCGGCTCTTGGAGGCCAAACTGCGACAGGAACAAATGTGTTTAGTGCATTTTACGACAGATTAAAGGAG ATTCGTGAGTACCATAGGAGGCATCCGGCTGCACGTGTTGTTGATGCTAATGAGGAATATGAAAATCTGCTTAAAGAGGAACCGCTAATTGAGTTTAGTGGAGAG gAAGCTTTTGGGCGGTACCTAGATTTGCATGAGCTTTTCAATCAGTACATTAACTCTAAGTTTGGAGAACGCATTGAGTATTCAGCTTACCTTGATGTTTTCTCACAGCCACTTAAGATCCCCCGCAAAATGAAGATGACAAG GCAGTACAGGGAATATATGGAAAATCTACTAGAGTacttaatttacttttttcagCGGACAGAACCACTGCAAGATCTGGATAGAATATTCTCAAAG GTTGTGGCTGATTTTGAAGAGCAATGGGCCAATGGCACAATACCAGGATGGAATAATGAGGGGGAAGAAAATGGACATGTTCCTACTGAGCATACTGTAATAGATCTCGATTATTACAGCACTGTTGAAGAACTAATGGAAGTCGGTTCTGAAAAGTTGAAGGAG GCATTGGCTATGTTAGGACTGAAGAGTGGTGGTACTGTACAACAGCGTGCAGAGAGGCTTTTCCTTACAAAG CACACTCCTCTTGAAAAGTTAGACAAGAAACATTTTGCCAAAGGTTCACGTGGGCCAGAAAAAAATGGGGTTGCTGCACCACCACAAGAAGTTGGCAATTTAAAAGACATTGCCTTGATGGAAGCTAAAATGCAAAAACTGTGTGCCTTACTGGAAGAG ACAATTGAACgaacaaaacaaaatgttgaGAAGAAACAAGCTTTGACATACGAGGAAATGGAAGCAGAACGTGAAGAA CAAGAGGATACACAAGTTGACACTGAAAGTGATGATGAAGAGCAGCAGATTTACAATCCCCTTAAATTGCCAATGGGTTGGGATGGGAAACCTATACCTTATTGGCTATACAAGCTTCATGGTCTGGGACAG GAATTTAAATGTGAGATATGTGGGAACTACAGCTATTGGGGGCGTAGAGCCTTTGAGCGGCATTTCAAGGAATGGCGCCATCAACATGGAATGCGTTGCCTTGGTATTCCAAACACCAAGAACTTTAATGAAATCACATCAATTGAG GAAGCCAAAGATCTGTGGAAGAAAATACAAGAACGTCAAGGTGTGAACAAGTGGCGCCCAGATCTTGAAGAAGAATATGAAGACAAAGAGGGTAATATCTACAACAAGAAGACCTACACTGATCTGCAGCGTCAAGGACTGATCTAA
- the LOC123206679 gene encoding zinc finger CCCH domain-containing protein 13-like codes for MTRSSKHKSSKRSSRDARDYSDSEKDSSLKDRKGKDESSSVRVSKDAGEKRKLDSKECKDAFGSGIGDYHEYNSSSKRRKDRVEDSGNDRWDGGGEDDRTESSSRKSKVLSETRSKRRDDDEFQKSKSEGKHRESSRKESREVERERERERERERERKGKEGKSERFAESEEQNKQLGINEKTESNVQDQLPSPDTEIQLEKRARRRKDASGDGDKPDIDIRDINNRWSDDVVNDGKQKDEKHKDERYRDKYREDVDRDSRHRDDKRNRARDHTSSRSDDKHFRDEKDATETRQKKFKPQESDRDREREYDHDRDHYRKRDRDCDRDRNRDDGDHEWDRERNRELERDQDLDCRDRERDQRDRNRDHDLGHDHDGDLDHDGSHLEDRSIKYKDSRGKKRSPDEHDDSNDTKFRGIKKHYPDMESKSLSSSRLESDADRGRSRSRQVYADSTVSSNRRRTSPSSSSHGGDESRHTKQEDLKYRDSMTEQRPKAISSKEVTGFSGVSDRGSKYRLIERTSKIDDDHLGELSVERSSSSKASPMGLMERSPSLTSHDRRYMNRTGVRRSLEIEETGRRSSIGPRDLSAGDDRLNRELPLEKPLDDSSQIDLLYYNRTGQNNSSSSLPPPPFRGGVGSPSFMGSLEEDGRVNLNARYRRCGDASVGRGQGNAWRGAPNWSSPVPNGFMFQHGPPHGGFQAMMPQFPTSLFTVRPSMDINRSVIPHHIPDAERFSGHLRPLGWQNVMDGSGPPHLHGWDGNNGVFRDEPYMYGGSEWDQNRHPINGRGWETGADMWRGENGDVNMDMTSTSQKEDQPVQAPSDDALVERPGQQTLYENNHHGVREKSVDTKSISSFIESSKISPKTNHEKTSDPSRKSSVDNLASSCRAYLAKLDISKELTAPELFSKCMNLLDMDLTATFEKETTMIVNLKNGGRPVSKSSKALLSPPFFPAADDSVFQRAMEQYKKQRVQISCLQIVNVGTIDIISKCNLEKMVQPSSCKVKKAGKLVLISDTEMSDAPLPALDQKKPEDVPHTDVKETLEELVSTPSQVMPDHNDTPPLNLEAADQSLTPKSSKQSEPVLNGDKMDVMTSERQLIAAGSDGDQLPSPDNASDGAPILPLVGNEVSITESNNSLCTTEESHALSDAISNPVVLLDESPKVSEALMPGSIESGSVILSRIHHSPESTL; via the exons ATGACGCGGAGTTCAAAGCACAAATCAAGTAAGAGGAGTTCGAGAGATGCGAGGGATTACTCGGATTCTGAGAAGGACTCCAGCTTGAAGGACCGGAAAGGGAAGGATGAGAGCAGTAGTGTTAGGGTTTCGAAGGACGCAGGTGAGAAACGGAAGCTGGATTCGAAGGAGTGTAAGGACGCGTTTGGCTCAGGCATTGGTGACTATCATGAATATAATTCCTCGTCTAAGCGGCGGAAGGACCGGGTTGAGGACAGCGGGAATGACAGGTGGGATGGCGGCGGTGAGGATGATAGGACTGAGAGTAGCTCCAGGAAATCCAAAGTTTTGAGTGAAACGAGGAGTAAGAGGAGGGATGACGATGAGTTTCAGAAGTCGAAGAGTGAAGGGAAGCATAGAGAATCGAGTCGAAAGGAGAGTAGAGAAgtggagagggagagggagagggagagggagagggagagagagaggaaggGGAAGGAAGGGAAAAGCGAGAGATTTGCTGAGAGTGAAGAGCAAAACAAGCAactgggtataaatgaaaaaactg AGTCAAATGTACAGGATCAGTTACCAAGTCCTGATACAGAGATTCAGCTGGAGAAACGAGCCAGGAGAAGGAAAGATGCTTCTGGTGATGGGGATAAACCTGACATTGATATCAGGGACATCAATAATAGATGGTCGGATGATGTTGTTAACGATGGAAAACAGAAAGATGAGAAGCATAAGGACGAAAGATATAGGGATAAGTACCGGGAAGATGTGGACAGGGACAGCAGACATCGAGATGACAAGCGGAACCGTGCCAGAGATCATACTAGTAGTAGGTCTGATGATAAGCACTTTAGGGATGAAAAAGATGCAACGGAAactagacaaaaaaaatttaagccaCAGGAAAGTGATCGTGATCGAGAACGTGAATATGACCATGATCGTGATCACTACCGGAAGCGTGATAGGGATTGTGATCGTGATCGCAACCGTGATGATGGAGACCATGAATGGGACCGGGAGCGGAATCGGGAACTAGAACGAGATCAGGATCTTGACTGCCGTGACCGTGAGCGAGATCAACGAGATCGAAACCGGGATCATGATCTTGGCCATGATCATGATGGAGATCTTGATCATGATGGGTCACACCTTGAGGACAGGAGTATCAAATACAAAGATAGCAGAGGAAAGAAGAGATCCCCTGATGAGCATGATGATTCCAATGATACTAAGTTTAGAGGTATCAAAAAACACTACCCTGACATGGAAAGCAAATCGTTGAGCAGCAGTAGACTTGAGTCAGATGCAGATAGGGGAAGGTCTCGGTCACGTCAAGTCTATGCTGATTCTACTGTGAGTAGCAATAGAAGGAGGACTTCTCCCAGCTCCAGTTCACATGGTGGCGATGAGAGCAG ACATACAAAGCAGGAAGATTTGAAGTACAGAGATTCTATGACAGAACAAAGGCCAAAAGCAATTTCCTCAAAGGAGGTAACTGGCTTTTCAGGAGTATCAGATAGAGGTTCTAAGTATAGATTGATTGAGAGAACTAGTAAAATTGATGATGACCATTTGGGGGAGTTATCAGTTGAGAGGTCTTCCAGTTCAAAAGCTTCACCCATGGGCTTGATGGAAAGATCTCCTTCTTTGACAAGTCATGATCGCAGATACATGAACAGAACTGGTGTTAGGCGAAGTCTTGAAATTGAAGAAACAGGACGGAGGAGCAGTATTGGTCCCAGAGACTTGTCTGCTGGTGATGATAGGTTAAATCGGGAATTACCTTTGGAGAAACCTTTGGATGATTCCTCCCAAATTGATCTATTGTATTACAATAGAACTGGTCAGAacaattcatcttcttctttaccACCCCCTCCTTTCAGGGGTGGAGTTGGCAGTCCTTCATTTATGGGTTCACTGGAAGAAGATGGTAGAGTTAATTTGAATGCTCGTTACCGCAGGTGTGGTGATGCCAGTGTAGGAAGAGGACAAGGAAATGCATGGAGGGGTGCCCCGAACTGGTCGTCGCCAGTGCCGAATGGTTTCATGTTTCAACATGGGCCACCCCATGGAGGTTTTCAAGCAATGATGCCGCAGTTTCCTACTTCTCTTTTTACTGTTAGACCGTCAATGGACATCAATCGTTCTGTGATTCCACATCATATACCTGATGCAGAGAGATTTTCTGGCCATCTTCGCCCTCTTGGGTGGCAGAATGTGATGGATGGATCAGGCCCTCCTCACTTGCATGGATGGGATGGAAATAATGGTGTTTTTAGGGATGAACCTTACATGTATGGAGGGTCTGAATGGGACCAGAATAGGCATCCGATTAATGGACGAGGGTGGGAAACTGGTGCAGATATGTGGAGAGGAGAAAATGGTGATGTGAATATGGACATGACTTCAACATCCCAGAAGGAGGATCAGCCTGTTCAGGCCCCTTCTGATGATGCTTTGGTTGAGCGTCCAGGTCAGCAGACTCTGTATGAAAATAATCATCATGGTGTTCGGGAGAAAAGTGTTGATACAAAATCCATTAGTTCTTTTATAGAATCTTCCAAAATCTCACCTAAAACTAACCATGAGAAGACATCAGATCCTTCTAGAAAATCTAGTGTGGATAATCTTGCTAGCAGTTGTCGTGCGTATCTTGCTAAGCTTGACATTTCAAAGGAACTTACTGCTCCGGAGTTGTTTAGCAAGTGTATGAATTTACTTGACATGGATTTAACTGCAACTTTCGAAAAAGAAACCACCATGATTGTAAATTTGAAG AATGGTGGAAGACCAGTTTCCAAAAGTTCCAAAGCTTTGTTAAGTCCTCCATTTTTCCCTGCGGCAGATGATTCTGTTTTTCAG AGAGCCATGGAACAATACAAGAAACAGCGGGTACAGATCAGTTGCCTGCAAATTGTTAACGTTGGGACCATAGATATCATTTCAAAATGTAATCTCGAGAAAATGGTGCAACCTTCTTCTTGCAAGGTCAAAAAGGCTGGGAAGTTGGTGTTGATTTCTGATACAGAAATGTCTGATGCGCCATTACCAGCTTTAGATCAAAAGAAACCTGAAGACGTTCCACATACTGATGTTAAGGAGACACTAGAGGAGCTGGTTTCAACTCCATCTCAAGTAATGCCTGATCACAATGACACCCCTCCTCTAAATTTGGAAGCGGCGGATCAATCTCTTACACCTAAAAGCTCGAAACAAAGCGAACCAGTTCTTAATGGGGATAAGATGGATGTGATGACTTCTGAGCGGCAGTTGATTGCAGCAGGTTCAGACGGAGATCAATTACCATCTCCTGATAATGCATCTGATGGAGCTCCCATTTTACCTCTGGTCGGTAATGAGGTAAGTATAACGGAAAGCAATAATTCCCTCTGTACTACTGAGGAAAGTCATGCTTTATCTGATGCTATTAGTAATCCTGTAGTTTTATTGGATGAGTCTCCTAAAGTATCTGAGGCATTGATGCCTGGTTCAATTGAGTCGGGGTCGGTAATTTTAAGTCGGATACATCATTCTCCTGAAAGTACACTTTGA
- the LOC123206694 gene encoding transcription factor JUNGBRUNNEN 1-like, translating to MNPESISISKDYDGDDQMQQQLPGFRFHPTDAELVGFYLRRKVDKKPVVIELIKQIDIYKHDPWDLPIVSTTPENEGYFFCKRGRKYRNSIRPNRVTGSGFWKATGIDKPVYSEGGEGRECIGLKKTLVYYRGSAGKGIKTDWMMQEFRLLPNDNATLQEAEVWTVCRIFKRNVSYRKLISGCREASSSAKRRSTSMETTNNTYMALDSNNQQETYISFQAPNKPMMIDDHFNQVRNQQLALQQLSSSNNYNTIANSGISMAPSSSPSFHNPYGNHHDLLAYENWDELRQVVEFAFDPNSHP from the exons atgaaccCAGAAAGTATCTCGATCTCAAAGGATTATGACGGTGATGATCAGATGCAGCAGCAGCTTCCAGGCTTTCGTTTTCATCCAACAGATGCAGAACTTGTAGGGTTTTATCTTCGCAGGAAAGTTGACAAGAAACCAGTCGTTATTGAACTCATCAAGCAGATTGATATCTACAAGCATGATCCATGGGATCTTCCAA TAGTTAGCACTACACCTGAAAATGAAGGTTACTTCTTCTGCAAAAGAGGGAGAAAGTACAGAAACAGCATAAGGCCAAATAGAGTGACGGGTTCTGGGTTCTGGAAAGCAACAGGCATCGACAAGCCTGTGTATTCTGAGGGAGGAGAAGGTCGTGAGTGCATTGGTCTTAAGAAAACACTTGTTTACTACCGTGGAAGTGCAGGAAAAGGCATCAAAACTGACTGGATGATGCAAGAATTTCGCCTTCTTCCCAATGATAATGCCACCCTCCAAGAAGCG GAAGTATGGACTGTATGTCGAATCTTCAAGCGAAATGTGTCATACAGAAAGCTGATTTCAGGTTGCAGGGAAGCATCTTCTTCAGCGAAACGCCGTTCAACATCAATGGAAACAACCAATAACACATACATGGCTCTGGATTCAAACAATCAGCAGGAAACCTACATCAGTTTCCAAGCCCCAAATAAGCCGATGATGATCGACGATCATTTCAACCAAGTCAGGAACCAGCAGTTAGCTTTACAACAGTTGAGCAGCAGTAACAATTATAACACCATAGCCAATTCTGGAATATCAATGGCGCCGTCATCGTCTCCAAGCTTTCATAATCCATATGGGAATCATCATGATTTGTTGGCATATGAGAACTGGGATGAGCTCCGACAAGTCGTAGAATTTGCTTTCGATCCGAATTCTCACCCCTGA
- the LOC123206667 gene encoding pentatricopeptide repeat-containing protein At2g26790, mitochondrial-like produces the protein MYFLAGLSNKLIHCLVLCLQLSRARQYTVYFMWVSAIKFHSHRKCIERIKFIRVFSSAVVSRLRPISPEELSVDIHSRCPIYGQFVELDTSKVVETLRGLRREPHIALSFVDRLKRSGVSLDVYSYAEIVRMLYYLGWYRPLESMFLEIIRKENNIDFEVADLFEVLDEEGPEFLVRVSNAMVKAFASVGMFDEIIDVMFQSRRRGFAWSILSCNFLINQMIECGKVNMALAVYQQLKILGLNANGYTYVLAIKALCKKGRLEEAVGIFEEMEKAEVTPSEFAYSTYIEGLCINGKLDLGYQLLQAWGAAKIPLSAFAYTVVIRGLCNENKFEEAEGLLVDMEKRGVVPDVYAYSALIFRYCKVGNIIKALALQSEMTSKGIKTNCMIVSSILKCLCHIGLTSKAVDQFKEYKDEGLFLDNVCYDIIVDALCQLGRVEEAMELFNEMKSNRMVPDVVNYTNMIGGYCLQGKLINAWELFMEMKKSGHEPDIITYNILAGGFARYGYVQESVDLLDYMMTQGLKPNTSTYNMIIKGLCMGGRVKEAEVFIDGLQEKCLENYTAMVNGYCEANHLKKAFRLFMRLSEHGILVRKEFCYKLIDAFRQVGEMKEAQMIFDVLIKKGLTPDLVMYTKMIHSYCKMNCLREACCLFNDMKQRGIKPDVVTYTILFDTHSKLNQNHSSSSKMALQSKEEVVDASAFWNEMEEMDIKPDVVCYTSLIARCCKTKNLEYASRVFGEIIDRGLEPDIMTYTVLLCAYFAAGDVDKAVKLTNEISVKGIPQDNYFMSSLERGILKTKRLLY, from the coding sequence ATGTACTTTCTGGCGGggctttcaaataaattaatacattgTTTAGTATTGTGTTTACAGTTGTCGAGAGCTCGTCAATATACAGTTTATTTCATGTGGGTGTCCGCCATAAAGTTTCATTCTCACAGGAAATGCATAGAGCGCATTAAGTTCATACGGGTTTTTTCGAGTGCAGTTGTATCCAGGTTGAGACCAATCTCACCGGAAGAATTAAGTGTTGATATTCATAGTAGATGCCCAATTTATGGTCAATTTGTTGAGTTAGATACAAGTAAAGTCGTTGAAACGTTGCGAGGTCTTAGGAGAGAACCCCATATTGCACTGTCTTTTGTTGATCGGTTAAAGAGAAGTGGGGTTAGTCTTGATGTTTATTCCTATGCGGAGATTGTGagaatgttatattatttgggTTGGTATAGGCCGTTGGAGTCTATGTTTTTGGAAATTATTAGGAAAgagaataatattgattttgaagttgctGATTTGTTTGAAGTTCTGGATGAGGAGGGGCCGGAGTTTTTGGTTAGAGTTTCTAATGCAATGGTTAAGGCTTTTGCTAGTGTTGGGATGTTTGATGAGATCATCGATGTTATGTTCCAAAGTAGACGTCGTGGATTTGCCTGGTCTATATTGTCatgtaactttttaataaaCCAAATGATTGAATGTGGAAAAGTGAATATGGCTTTGGCTGTTTATCAACAATTGAAGATACTGGGGTTGAATGCAAATGGATATACTTATGTTCTTGCGATCAAAGCCCTTTGTAAGAAGGGTAGATTAGAAGAAGCAGTTGGAATATTTGAGGAGATGGAAAAAGCTGAGGTTACCCCAAGTGAATTTGCTTATTCAACATATATTGAAGGACTTTGTATAAATGGGAAATTAGATTTGGGTTATCAATTGCTCCAGGCATGGGGAGCAGCAAAGATACCTCTGAGTGCCTTTGCATACACTGTTGTTATTCGTGGGCTTTGCAATGAGAACAAGTTTGAAGAAGCTGAAGGTTTGCTAGTTGACATGGAAAAACGAGGGGTTGTTCCTGATGTGTATGCATATAGTGCCTTGATTTTTCGGTATTGCAAAGTTGGGAACATCATTAAAGCTTTGGCTCTTCAGAGTGAAATGACATCAAAGGGTATTAAAACCAATTGTATGATTGTGAGCTCgattttaaaatgtttgtgTCATATTGGATTGACTTCCAAAGCTGTAGATCAATTTAAGGAGTACAAAGATGAGGGTCTCTTCCTTGACAATGTTTGTTATGATATCATAGTGGATGCTTTATGCCAACTTGGGAGAGTAGAAGAAGCCATGGAATTGTTCAATGAGATGAAGAGTAATCGTATGGTTCCTGATGTTGTtaactatacaaatatgattggTGGTTACTGTCTTCAAGGTAAACTCATCAATGCTTGGGAATTATTTATGGAAATGAAGAAGTCTGGGCATGAGCCTGATATTATAACTTACAACATTCTTGCTGGTGGGTTTGCTAGATATGGCTATGTACAGGAGTCAGTTGATCTTTTagattatatgatgacacaagGTTTGAAACCTAATACCAGCACATATAACATGATCATTAAAGGCCTATGTATGGGAGGAAGGGTGAAGGAAGCTGAAGTTTTCATAGATGGCTTACAAGAGAAGTGTTTGGAAAATTATACTGCCATGGTCAATGGTTACTGTGAAGCAAACCATTTAAAGAAGGCCTTTCGGCTATTTATGAGATTGTCTGAGCATGGAATCTTAGTGCGAAAAGAGTTTTGCTATAAACTGATAGATGCATTTCGTCAGGTTGGAGAAATGAAAGAGGCACAGATGATCTTCGATGTCTTGATTAAGAAAGGATTAACTCCTGATCTAGTGATGTATACAAAGATGATACACAGCTATTGCAAAATGAATTGTTTGAGGGAAGCATGCTGtctttttaatgatatgaaGCAGAGAGGGATTAAACCTGATGTTGTAACctatacaattttatttgacactcattcaaaattaaatcaaaatcattctTCTTCCTCTAAAATGGCCTTGCAAAGTAAAGAAGAGGTAGTGGATGCTTCAGCTTTTTGGAATGAGATGGAAGAAATGGATATAAAGCCTGATGTTGTATGTTACACATCTTTGATAGCAAGGTGCTGCAAGACAAAGAACCTTGAGTATGCTAGTAGAGTCTTTGGTGAAATAATTGACAGAGGACTAGAACCTGATATCATGACATACACAGTGCTTTTATGTGCCTATTTTGCAGCTGGTGATGTGGATAAGGCTGTAAAACTCACTAATGAAATATCAGTTAAGGGGATACCACAAGATAACTACTTCATGTCGTCATTAGAACGTGGTATATTAAAGACCAAGAGATTGTTGTATTGA